In Atopobium sp. oral taxon 416, the genomic stretch ACGCCTCGACGGCAGTAGCGCAGGTACTTGTATATGTCCATCGTCGCCTCCCCCGTCACGTCACGTGCGTGGTTGAAGGCGTCCTGGCGTCGCTTGAGCTCGCTCTTGATGGAGACAAGCGAGCGTGAGATGGCGGCGCCGTCCAGGTTGGTGATAGTGCCAGCGAGATGCGGCAGGCGGATTCGCTCGTTGTCGAAGGCGCCGGCAAGGCCACCGCCCTTGTAGTCGATGAGCACGAAGGCCACTTGGTCGGGGGCGTAGTTCACGCACATCGAGAGGATGTAGGTGATGATGAACTCCGACTTGCCGGAGCCCGTGGTACCGGCGATGAGGCCGTGGGGGCCGTGTGCCTTCTCGTGCAGATTGAGCGTGGCGCACTCGCCTGCGGCATCCCTGCCCACGGGGGTTACGAGCGTTCGGGACGCGTCGTCGTCCGCCCAGCGCTGGCCGATGTTGAGCTGTGCCACGTTACCCACCTCGAACATCTCGAGGAAGCCAAGAGAGTTGGGGAGGGCTGAGCGCTGGGAGGGCATGTCCAGGCGCACCCGCACGAGGTCGAGTGAGAACCGGCGCGCGTCGGCCTGGCCCACGAGGACGTCCGGCTCGAAGCGCACCATGGTGCCGGCGACGTCGTCCCGGTCGAACATACAGGCGGAGCCTTCGGAGCTCACGACCTTAGAGAGCTGGGCCGTGGACCCCATGCCCTGGAGCGCCCCCTCATTGGTGAGGTCGATGACGTAGGAGCACTCACGCGGCAGGTCTGAAAGCCCCTCGCCCAGGAAGACGAGCGAAAATCCCAGGTTGCCGTGCATGCGCTCCAGCTCGCCGATCGCGTCTGAGCGCTCGCAGAGCGCCTTGTTCGCGCAGATCACGAGGTAGTAGGTACCGCAGTCGGTCACCTTCTCGAAGCGCTCCTCGCGGCGCTGGTCGAGCACGTGCGAGAGGTGGGCGCCAACGAGCGTGAGGTCGTCGTAGTCGCAGGCGAGGTAGCGCACGGTCCCGGAGTCGTCGAACAGGTGTGGCAGCGAGCGTGCGAAGTCCCACTCCGCCTCCTCAGCGGGATCGGCCACCAGCACCATCTTCACGTCCTGGTAGCTGTAGTAGGCCGCAGCCTGCATCATGAGGCCGCGCACAAATGCCCAGACGCGGGCGCGCGGGCCGACGACGCCGGCAAGCGGGTGCTTGGCGGGGTCGAAGGCAAGAGGAACTCCTTTCACCACCGGCGGGTTCTCGGCAAGCTTTGAGACCTTGTCCAGCAGCGGGTCCTCCTCCATAGAGAAGCGCCGCTGCGGGAAGCGGAGGTCGGCGTCGAGCTCGGTGTTGCCGCTCCCCACGCGCAGCTCCATGAAGTCGCCGTGGTCCAGGCCACGGTTCATGAGGTGCGGCGAGAGCGAGGCCACGCGCTGCTCGATGGCAGGCATATCCTGGCGGCGCAGGCGCAGGACCTCCGCCTGCCTGTCGCACTCCTCGGCGAAGGCGACCTCCATCCTGTTGAGGTAGTCGGTGTAGCGGCTCTGGCGGCGCCGCTCCTCCTCCGCGTCGCGGCGACGCGTGTAGGAGCGCGAGATCACGGGCCAGATCACCATGCCCGCGAGCATCGATACGCACATCGCAATCGAGGGCAGGCCACTCATCACGCTGCCACCGGCCATGATGCCCTGCACGGCATTGGCAGCGCAAAACACCGACGCCATCCCCATGAGAAACGAGGGACCCATCTGCATGATGGCCGGCTTGTCGTCGGGCTTGCTGGGCTGGGGTGGCTCGTCCACCTGGAAGGTGCGTCTGTGGATCGTGTAGGAGAGCCTCGGCGCGGGGAAGAACAGGCACTCCTCCCCCATGGGCTCGCTCGCGGGCGGGCACGCCACCCGGAAAGCGTCGTGGTCGATCAGGCCCATGCCCTCGAGATGGTCAAACGTGACGCCACGAGGGCTGTTTGAGACGAGCAGGTGCCTGCCCGCCATGATGCTCAGCCCCAGGATACTCACGACGTCTCCCGGGGCGAGCGCGACGCGCTGGTTGGCGGGGATGAGCCGCCCGTTCACGAAGGTGCCGTTCGCGCTGCCAAGGTCCGTCACGCAGACGCCCTCGCCCACGAGGTCGATGCGCGCGTGGCGCTCGGAGACATAGGGAGAGTCGTAGCGGAGCGTCGAGGCAGGGCTGCGGCCGATGAGGACGCTGGCGTCGCAGGAGAACCCGCGCTTCTCGAAACGGCGCAGGCCACCTGTCGAGGGATAGGAGAACAGAACCGCCTCCGTGCCGTCCTGGGCGGAGCGGATGGAGAAGACGGCCTCTTCGTCGAGGGGAAGGGTCGCCTTTTCCATCGGCTCGCCCGAGGGACCGAGGACCTCGTGCGCATGGGCAGGACGCACCGTGCAGGCGCCGTCCTCCATCTGGATCACGGCTGCGCCAGGGTGGGCGCCTACGAACAGCACCGACTGGGCGTCCGGGTCGAAAGCGCTCACGCGCATCGAACCGTCGGCTATGAGCGTGAGGAGCAGGCTTGCCATGCGCATCCTTCCTGTGTGGCGTGGGTCGGTGGGGCCGGGACAACAGCAGAGCCGAGGCCACGGCGGAGCCGCCCGCAGACGGCCCCGCCGCAGGGGGTCTAGCCGCGGAACGAGGCGGCGATGCTGGAGTCGGTCTCCTCCAGGTTCTGGGCCGTGGAGTCGAGGGCCTGGGCGATCTCGTTGATGAGGTCCTGGGCCTTCACGAAGCCCGGGCGAAGCTCTGCGAAGCGCTCGGCGTACGAGTCGCTCGCGGCACCCTCCCACTCGCTGCGCAGGGCGTTGAGCAGGGAGTCCATGTTGGAGATGACACTGCCGACGTTCTCAGCCTCGTTGCGGTACTGACCGGCGCGGCTACGCATCTGATCCGGGGTGATCCTAATCTGACCAGCCATTCTTTGTCCTTTCCTCGAGTTTCGGCCGACGCAGCGCGCGAAGGCCGCCGTTCCCTATCGACACTCGCGACGCGTGCGCCGCGAGGAATCGTCCGCTAGTGTCCGAAGGGGTTCCTCCTCGACTCCATGGCCGCATGACGCCTACGCGCCAGCAACACCACGGCAACCACGATGCCCACCGCCACGATGGCTCCTCCCACGACGCGAGCGAGCAGGTCCGGTGTGGCAAGCACGTACTCCACGACGTTGCCCGTCACGCGCACGCCCTTGCAGGCGGCCGTCGACTCGTTGCCCGCCAGGTCGTGCGCGACCACGCGGTAGCTGTGCACGGCATCGTCGGACGGTAGCCGCACGGAGATGGGCATGCCGTCCTGCCTGGTATCCCAGGAGGCGACCTCCTTGCCGTCCATGTACACCGTCAGGTCGCGAAGTCCGAGGTTATCGGAGCCGTCTGCAAGCACGGTCTTGCTCGGGTCGAGGTAGGTCGTGTCGCTCGAGAGCCCCACGAGCCCTGCCTCGGGCGCCGTGGAGTCGACGGCGAACGAGACGGGGAAGTCGCCTTCGCCGTCTATGCCCTTGCCCTCCATCGTGTTCTGTGAGAGGTTGCCCGCCGCGTCCGTGGAAGTGAGGGTCACGCGATAGAAGCCGTCCTGCGCGAACAGGCTGGCTGGCAGCGTGTAGGTCGTCGAACTCCAACCCTGGTCATCCTCGTTCGGGTCGAGCGAGAAGTCCTGCCCGGCAACGAGGTCGCGC encodes the following:
- a CDS encoding WXG100 family type VII secretion target, which codes for MAGQIRITPDQMRSRAGQYRNEAENVGSVISNMDSLLNALRSEWEGAASDSYAERFAELRPGFVKAQDLINEIAQALDSTAQNLEETDSSIAASFRG
- a CDS encoding FtsK/SpoIIIE domain-containing protein, whose product is MSILGLSIMAGRHLLVSNSPRGVTFDHLEGMGLIDHDAFRVACPPASEPMGEECLFFPAPRLSYTIHRRTFQVDEPPQPSKPDDKPAIMQMGPSFLMGMASVFCAANAVQGIMAGGSVMSGLPSIAMCVSMLAGMVIWPVISRSYTRRRDAEEERRRQSRYTDYLNRMEVAFAEECDRQAEVLRLRRQDMPAIEQRVASLSPHLMNRGLDHGDFMELRVGSGNTELDADLRFPQRRFSMEEDPLLDKVSKLAENPPVVKGVPLAFDPAKHPLAGVVGPRARVWAFVRGLMMQAAAYYSYQDVKMVLVADPAEEAEWDFARSLPHLFDDSGTVRYLACDYDDLTLVGAHLSHVLDQRREERFEKVTDCGTYYLVICANKALCERSDAIGELERMHGNLGFSLVFLGEGLSDLPRECSYVIDLTNEGALQGMGSTAQLSKVVSSEGSACMFDRDDVAGTMVRFEPDVLVGQADARRFSLDLVRVRLDMPSQRSALPNSLGFLEMFEVGNVAQLNIGQRWADDDASRTLVTPVGRDAAGECATLNLHEKAHGPHGLIAGTTGSGKSEFIITYILSMCVNYAPDQVAFVLIDYKGGGLAGAFDNERIRLPHLAGTITNLDGAAISRSLVSIKSELKRRQDAFNHARDVTGEATMDIYKYLRYCRRGVLMEPLPHLFIVADEFAELKQQEPEFMDELISAARIGRSLGVHLILATQKPTGVVNDQIWSNSHFKVCLKVSDASDSKEMIRRPDAAEITLPGRYYMLVGYNELFCGGQAAYAGAVYAPSAEFEPKVDDTLELVDNTCDAIDSAKPPSTTAKTDESELNAVLDQICAVAKAQGKEAKRLWLDPLPAHIPVDALREKFGLAPGGACEAVLGEADDPGRQRQLPYTVDLAKAGNLMVYGAQGSGADSLVATALYSLAEDYVPEQVSFYVLDMGSGTMTTLAQLPQCGGVVIAGDAERTGNLFRMVQRECDERRPHAPALELRLERGPHAQRRVRHDHAPRAQATHRRTAAGPAWLRHDRQGDV